In a single window of the bacterium BMS3Abin14 genome:
- the resA_6 gene encoding thiol-disulfide oxidoreductase ResA produces MLHIAAKRSTRVVFFSLLAPLMLLAASVYAQDGEKEMTPIPMISGIEMLKVGDAAPDFSIKDLSGNQFHMKEVLARHKGVLIFFWSIFCEPCKAELPVIQELTQEYKDKGIEFVGVAIDGFPMKDAIDAFIKQEHYSFDVIIDELNPDESFKVSDPYGVAGTPTLYLLDKTGTVQFSRVGRTPKEEIEAAFKKVL; encoded by the coding sequence ATGCTTCATATTGCAGCTAAGCGATCCACACGTGTTGTCTTCTTCTCTCTCCTCGCGCCGTTAATGCTTCTGGCAGCATCCGTGTATGCTCAGGACGGTGAGAAGGAGATGACCCCGATTCCCATGATCAGCGGCATCGAGATGCTCAAGGTCGGTGACGCAGCGCCTGATTTTTCAATTAAAGACCTGTCCGGCAACCAGTTTCATATGAAGGAAGTTCTGGCCAGGCATAAGGGCGTTCTTATCTTCTTCTGGTCCATCTTCTGCGAACCTTGCAAGGCCGAACTTCCTGTCATCCAGGAGCTGACTCAGGAGTACAAGGACAAAGGGATCGAGTTTGTGGGCGTGGCCATAGATGGTTTCCCGATGAAGGACGCCATCGACGCTTTCATCAAACAGGAGCACTATTCCTTCGACGTTATTATCGATGAGTTGAATCCGGACGAATCTTTCAAGGTATCGGATCCCTACGGTGTAGCGGGTACACCGACCCTCTACCTTCTTGATAAAACGGGAACGGTCCAGTTCTCCAGGGTCGGTCGGACTCCCAAGGAGGAGATCGAGGCTGCTTTCAAGAAGGTCCTCTAG
- a CDS encoding NHL repeat protein, with the protein MQPPAISHRAVGEDNRFIRVGCIFALVLFFLPLPCILSPTTAFAHRKAVVIRNDAVPLKQDLTVGRFGVGKLYFDDPVDLCTDQDNNVYILDSGNYRVQEMDEDGNFIRKWGKRGEGNGQFRDPVAIGIDTDDKFVYVLDRENFSVSKFDLKGNFVLSFGKKGIRTGEFYDPVDLAVDFQGYIYVLDRNRGAVLKFHKGGTFVDEWGGIGRRKGEFDDPVSIAFSGERLGFINVLDRRLKALLRFNRRGDYKSTISLLPVLPEDGDPVKVRADSRDDLFILDGSKGKLVRLERLKYSVFSLISDGKDMFEHGGFAIDDDDRVYVSDFRKDRVMRFILEPD; encoded by the coding sequence ATGCAGCCTCCCGCAATTTCCCACCGGGCAGTCGGGGAAGACAATCGTTTCATCCGGGTAGGCTGTATATTTGCTCTTGTCCTGTTTTTTCTGCCTTTACCCTGCATCCTGTCGCCAACCACGGCCTTCGCCCATCGGAAGGCGGTAGTAATCCGGAACGACGCTGTTCCTCTGAAACAGGACCTGACCGTGGGACGGTTCGGTGTCGGGAAGCTTTATTTCGATGATCCGGTCGATCTGTGTACTGATCAGGACAACAATGTTTATATCCTGGATTCCGGGAACTATCGCGTCCAGGAGATGGATGAGGACGGAAATTTTATCCGCAAGTGGGGAAAAAGAGGAGAAGGGAATGGACAGTTCCGCGACCCCGTGGCCATCGGCATAGACACTGACGACAAGTTTGTCTATGTTCTCGACAGAGAGAACTTTTCGGTCAGCAAGTTCGACCTCAAGGGGAATTTTGTCCTCTCATTCGGTAAGAAGGGGATCAGGACGGGGGAGTTTTATGATCCCGTGGACCTTGCCGTGGATTTTCAGGGATATATCTATGTCCTGGACAGGAATCGAGGCGCTGTCCTCAAGTTTCACAAGGGAGGCACTTTCGTGGATGAATGGGGCGGCATAGGACGGCGAAAAGGGGAGTTTGACGATCCCGTTTCCATTGCCTTTTCGGGCGAACGTCTCGGCTTTATAAATGTCCTGGACCGCCGGCTGAAGGCCCTGTTGCGGTTTAACCGGCGAGGCGACTACAAAAGCACCATATCATTACTGCCGGTATTGCCGGAGGACGGGGATCCCGTAAAAGTCAGGGCCGATAGTAGAGATGATCTTTTTATTCTTGATGGTTCGAAGGGGAAGCTGGTAAGGTTGGAACGCTTGAAGTATAGTGTCTTCAGCCTGATTAGTGATGGAAAGGACATGTTTGAACACGGCGGGTTCGCCATTGACGATGACGATCGGGTTTACGTGTCGGATTTCAGGAAAGACAGGGTCATGAGGTTTATCCTCGAACCGGATTGA